Proteins from one Setaria italica strain Yugu1 chromosome V, Setaria_italica_v2.0, whole genome shotgun sequence genomic window:
- the LOC101760975 gene encoding 60S ribosomal protein L17: MVKYSQESGNPTKSAKAMGRDLRVHFKNTRETAFALRKLSLTKAKRYLEDVMAHKQAIPFRRYCGGVGRTAQAKSRHSNGQGRWPVKSARFILDLLKNAESNADVKGLDVDNLYVSHIQVNQAQKQRRRTYRAHGRINPYMSSPCHIELILSEKEEPVKKEPDNIVAPRKQ; encoded by the exons atg GTGAAGTACTCGCAGGAGTCGGGCAACCCTACCAAGT CGGCCAAGGCCATGGGCAGGGATCTTAGGGTGCATTTCAAG AATACAAGGGAGACAGCTTTTGCACTTCGCAAGCTGTCTTTGACCAAAGCTAAGCGGTACCTTGAGGATGTTATGGCACACAAGCAGGCAATTCCCTTCCGGAGATACTGTGGGGGTGTTGGTCGCACTGCACAAGCAAAGTCTCGCCACTCAAATGGACAGGGACGCTGGCCTGTTAAATCAGCCAGGTTCATTTTGGATTTGCTGAAGAATGCTGAGAGTAACGCTGAT GTGAAAGGCTTGGATGTCGACAACCTCTATGTTTCACACATCCAGGTGAACCAAGCCCAGAAGCAGAGGCGCCGCACATACCGTGCTCATGGACGCATCAATC CTTACATGTCCTCACCTTGCCACATTGAGCTGATCCTGTCAGAGAAGGAAGAGCCTGTGAAGAAAGAG CCTGACAACATTGTCGCACCAAGGAAGCAGTGA